From the genome of Nasonia vitripennis strain AsymCx chromosome 1, Nvit_psr_1.1, whole genome shotgun sequence, one region includes:
- the LOC103318103 gene encoding LMBR1 domain-containing protein 2 homolog has product MTLGPLLTEVILTFCLAATLLYRYGNVFRHHPIVTLSVLVAWYFSLLIIFVLPLDVSSTVFRQCVEASFSNLSMINTFENTTDKPTHECKEPWSMVESPDNVYHNLWRVVYWTSQCLTWLILPLMQSYIKAGDFNIQGKLKSALIDNAIYYGSYLFICGVLLIYIALKPGVDLDGPKIKAIASSASNTWGLFLLVLLLGYALVEVPRGLWNSSKPGYTLNYSYFKAAKLSIEKYEAEETVDDVLESLQAANLAINPGHPFHRYLETIFQKVPAELKDKMNRRQLPEDTPLDVPSEKALIRLHRNTMKSLQTLQRTETQWGILVDDIFDLEDISRNQTSHDRRFKPTFPVQRPLILRILYNPSIEWYWKCLIKSHVQKAAAVLAATLSIAVVWSEVTFFNKSPVLSLFAAFVNSAKVKYDYFTIEVLSTLVIAYLCYCAYSTVLKIRVLNLYYLAPHHQTNEYSLIFSGMMLCRLTPPMCLNFLSLIHMDSHIIKTQVMETQYTQVMGHMDVIKIVSDGFNIYFPMGILAFCLATYFSLGSRLLSMLGFQQFLGDDELTTDLVEEGRELIKRERRKRQRVEDSINRRRELQERFPGTTGNMSRYRTSRQSTDTVRSLKRDESIESARAGLLRDFEPMSEYNVGSTHSFSNENYGANDRFVRGFQGDDYSDFSTDNLRTFTTNSSRVGPPPRGLFDDI; this is encoded by the exons ATGACACTTGGACCCCTCTTGACAGAGGTCATTTTGACCTTCTGCCTTGCTGCAACTTTATTATACAGATATGGAAATGTCTTTCGCCATCATCCGATTGTCACACTTTCAGTCTTAGTTGCCTGGTACTTTTCTCTACTTATTATATTTGTCCTACCACTGGATGTATCTTCA ACGGTATTTAGACAATGTGTCGAAGCAAGTTTTAGTAATTTGTCCATGATAAATACTTTTGAAAATACTACCGACAAACCAACTCATGAATGCAAAGAACCATGGTCAATGGTAGAATCACCTGATAATGTGTATCATAATCTCTGGAGAGTGGTCTATTGGACATCACAGTGTTTAACATGGTTAATCTTGCCATTAATGCAGTCCTATATAAAAGCTGGAGATTTCAACATACAAGGAAAACTGAAATCTGCACTAATAGATAATGCCATTTACTATGGaagttatttgtttatatgtggagttttattgatttatattGCCTTAAAACCAGGAGTGGATCTTGATGG TCCAAAAATTAAAGCGATTGCCTCCTCTGCTTCAAATACTTGGGGTTTGTTTTTACTGGTATTACTTCTTGGTTATGCTCTAGTAGAAGTTCCACGAGGTTTATGGAACTCAAGTAAACCAGGATATACATTGAACTATAGCTACTTtaaagcagcaaaactaagtatagaaaaatatgaagCTGAAGAAACTGTTGATGATGTATTGGAA TCATTACAAGCAGCCAATTTGGCGATTAATCCCGGACATCCATTCCATCGTTATTTAGAGACAATATTTCAAAAGGTACCAGCTGAACTCAAAGATAAAATGAATCGAAGGCAATTGCCAGAAGATACTCCTCTTGATGTACCATCAGAGAAAGCATTGATTCGATTACATAGGAAT ACTATGAAATCACTGCAGACTCTACAAAGAACAGAGACACAATGGGGTATCTTAGTAGATGATATTTTTGATCTAGAAGATATTTCAAGAAATCAAACTAGTCATGATAGAAGATTTAAGCCTACCTTTCCTGTACAACGTCCATTGATACTACGTATTTTATATAATCCTAGCATAG aaTGGTATTGGAAATGTTTGATCAAAAGTCATGTGCAAAAAGCAGCAGCTGTATTGGCAGCAACTCTATCAATAGCTGTAGTTTGGTCAGAAGTGACTTTTTTCAACAAATCGCCAGTATTGTCACTATTTGCCGCTTTTGTTAATTCGGCAAAAGTAAAGTACGATTATTTTACAATCGAG GTGCTCTCAACATTGGTGATTGCGTATTTATGTTATTGCGCATACTCGACGGTTTTGAAAATACgagtattaaatttatattatttggcTCCACATCATCAAACCAACGAGTACAGTTTGATTTTCAGTGGTATGATGTTGTGTCGACTTACTCCGCCCATGTGTTTGAATTTCCTTAGTTTAATTCATATGGACTCGCACATTATAAAAACTCAAGTGATGGAAACTCAATATACCCAG gTGATGGGTCACATGGACGTAATAAAAATTGTGTCGGATggatttaatatatattttcccATGGGGATTCTCGCATTTTGCTTAGCAACTTACTTTAGTCTCGGAAGTCGTTTGCTATCTATGCTTGGTTTCCAACAATTTCTGGGCGATGACGAGCTTACAACTGATCTTGTTGAAGAAGGCCGAGAATTGATAAAAAGAG AGAGGCGGAAACGCCAAAGAGTAGAAGATTCAATAAATCGTCGTCGAGAACTTCAAGAAAGATTCCCCGGAACTACGGGAAATATGTCGCGTTATCGAACTTCAAGGCAGAGTACGGATACGG TACGATCGTTGAAAAGGGACGAGTCAATCGAGTCGGCGCGCGCTGGCTTGTTACGAGACTTCGAACCCATGTCGGAGTACAACGTGGGAAGTACACACTCGTTTAGCAACGAGAATTACGGGGCCAATGATCGCTTCGTGCGTGGATTCCAAGGTGACGACTACTCAGACTTTTCCACAGATAATCTGCGTACTTTCACGACGAACAGTAGCCGCGTTGGTCCGCCACCCAGAGGTCTGTTCGATGATATCTAG